The window GTGTCCGATGAGCGACGCCCCAAGGGTGATGAAGATCCCTTAATGTCTCAACTGCGAGATCGTCTTCAAGCCAAGCTGACTCATCTCTCGAAAGAATCGAAACTCTACGGTTCCGAATAAATCGATTGGCATTCACTTCGCCCCCTAATAAGATGGGGTCTGTTATCCACGCTTTGGTAGCAGAGATCAGGGGATGTGCAGTGATTCAGGTCGATCGCTTAGCAGCGTTGCAGCACGGTCAAGAAGCCGATTTTTTCGCGCAATTATTTCAAAAGGACCTTCGCTTAACACGGCAAGGGCGCCCCTTTTATCTTCTCGAGTTTCGAGATCGTACCCGGAATATTGCGGCCACGATTTGGGAAGGATCGACTCATGAAGCGGCATGCCGTGACGAGTGGACCGTTGGGCACTTCTACAAGCTTCGAGGAACTTTTCAAGAGACGATTCACGGAGGAAAGATCGAGATAAAACGCCTTCGCCCGGTCGAAGCAAGCGACCACGAGAGCGGTTTCGATCCCGCGACCTGCCAGCCGTCGTCGGAAGCAGATCCCCAAGAACTCTTCGACCGTCTGTTGGATTTGGTCGATCAAGAGATCGATACGCCTGAGCTTAACTCCCTTGTAACGACCATTTTGGAAACCAACCGAGAACGAATCGAAGCCTTACCCGGCGCGGTGCATCATCATCATGCGTACGCCGGTGGGTTCCTTGAGCATATCTTCAGCGTGGCCCAAAATGTCATGTACTTGCTCAATGCCTACCGCGGCCAGCACCCTTCCCTGCGAGACCCTATCACGCGGCAGTTGACGATCGCAGGTGCCCTGCTGCACGACATCGGTAAACTAGAGGAATTAGACGGCGAAGTCGCCAACACGGCCTACACGGCACACGGCGAACTGATAGGACACATCGTGCTTGGACGTGACTTGGTACGAGATTCAGCTCGGGACCTTGGAATTGACCTGAGTACGGAGTGGCTACTTCGCTTGGAACATCTCGTTCTTAGTCACCAAGGAACATCCGCCAACGGAAGCCCGAAACCTCCGATGACCTGGGAAGCCAACTTAATATACTGGGCGGATGAACTCGACGGAAATATCTTTCGCCTAGCCAAAGCTTGTGAGCAACAGGATGACGGAGCCCCCTTCGTACCTAAGAGCAACCCATTCAGGCGGCGTATCTATCGGGGGGATTTGCCGTCGCATCCGGACAAATCGTCATAATCATCCAAATTTTTCCACTTCGATTTTCGACAATCATGCAACGTAGCCTACGTTTACGTGACCCATCCAACGGATGGTAGGTAAGGGGTACACGCACACGTCGGGGTTAAGTGGATGTTTCTATTTCTTCTGCTGATGATCGGAGCGAATCTGTTGATCGGATTCTGCGCCGCCGTACGCGTTCGTCAATTGATTCAAAATCAAACATCGATCGTCAGTGTCGAGACCGCCGAGATTTTCCTCAACGAATTCGAGAACCATTCGGCTGCCGCCCCGATCAACAACGACTCCAAGCCCAAACTACCGCAGCCTGAACCCGAAGAAGTCATTCCTTACGAATACTTGTCGGTTCTTGAAGAAGAGGCAGTCGTCGCCAACGGCCTGGTCGAAGCGTCCGCTCAGGTCCTTCGTCTGGAAGTCGGCAAATATCGAGCTCGGCTCGTAGAAATAGAAAACAAGCTTCGCGAAACGTGGTATCAACCAACCGAAGATGCCCTTCACGAAATAGCCGAGCAGCTTGATGTCATTAATATCGACTGGCTCGAAAAACAAGCAGAAGCCTCTCAACATTTGGACAGCAGCCAGGAAGGGCTCGGGGCATATGCCGACATTGGAACCCGTCTCTGCGACACCCTGTTCGAGCAAACAGCCCAGATCGAAACGACACTCAGCAATTTGCAACAGATCGATTTCCAAGACAACCTGAACGATGTCTGTCGCAAGCTAGTATTGGAAATCGCTCGACTGATCGATCTCTGCCATGACCTGCGCGACAAGATGACTGAAACCATCGTGACAGTGCTCCGCGCAGAAAAACGTCTGGCCACGGTCGACAACGGAATGAAGATCGACTCGTTAACCGGATTGAACAACCGAACGGGAATTGAGTGCCAGCTGTTTCAGTGGTGGCGAGACGATATCCGTCGAGAACGCGCGCTAAGCGTTGCCGCCGTCGACATCGATGAGTTTCGCAAGTTCAACGAACGCCTGGGCACCGAGGTGGGCGACAAGATTATCGCCTCGCTGGGAAAATACCTCGCCGACTGTATCCGGACGGAACGCGGCTTCGAGTATGCGATGCGTCTAGAGGGTCAGCGATTCCTGCTCTTCTTCGGCGATGTCGGCCCCCGTGGTGCCACCAGCGCCGTCGAACGTATCCGCCAGACAGTGGACGGGACAGTCTTTGAGTTCGATGGCGAAGAACTCGAACTTCATGTCAGCGCCGGGGTTACGGAAGCCAAGCAGGACGACACTGTCCCCAAGCTGTTCGCGAGAGCAATCACTGCTTTGAGGACGGCGAAAAAGAATGGGCGTAATCGCACATTCATCGACGAGGGCCAGGGGCCGCAGCCGATCGATCCGCCGACCTATAAGATTCGCGATAAGGTCATTATGATCGACAAGTAAGCCATCTAGCTAAGCGGTCTTCTTTGCAATCAAGTAGCGATCGAGCTTTGCCAGATCTTTGCCGATCGAAATCCGCTCGTAAAACCCAGTCGCCTCGGCAATCTTGGTAACACGCTTGGCAACCATCGGGCTGAATTCCATCAGCAGCCATCCGCCGGGCTTCAGATAGTCGGTGGCCTCTTCCAAGATTCTTCGCAAGATGGCGGTGCCTTCTTCCTCGGCGAACAATGCATCATGCGGCTCGTGTGCGATGACATGCGCATCCATTAGAGGCCGTTCCGATTGAGCGATGTAGGGCGGATTGCTGACGATGACATCGAACAGGGCCCCGTCCGGTACCGCTGCGAACAGGTCGCCGGTGGCGAACTCGATCCGCTCATTCACGCCGTGTTTCTCAGCATTTTGCTTCGCGACGGCCAACGCTTTTTCACTGATGTCGGTCGCTAGCACGCTGGCCTTAGAAATTTGCTTGGCAATGGTAACAGCGATAATCCCGCTGCCGGTTCCGATATCGAGAATGCATACCGTTTCATCTTTTGATCTCCCTTTAAGAAGATCGAGCGTTTCGATCACCAAGTGCTCGGTCTCGGGGCGCGGAATGAGAACATCCGGCGTGACCAGGAATTCCATCGAGTAGAACTCACTGGTTCCGAGCACGTAAGCTACCGGCTTACCAGTGGCTCGCTGTTTGACCAGTTCGCGAAACTTAGCACGCTTTTCTTCGTCAACGACTTCCTCGAACCGGGCATAAAGCTGAATCTTGGGGCACCCTAACGAATGACCAAGCATCAACTGAGCTTCCAGCCGTGCCTCTTCGCTTCCCTTCGATTCCAGGTACTCCGTCGTCCAGTTCAAGAGACGGCCAATCGTCCATGGTTCGGCAGTCGACATGCGGGTAAAATTCGCCTTGAAGGAAGGATTGGGACAAACGGCAAATCGCAGGCTTATTAGTCGAGATCTCCCATCTCGCCGCGAAGCTGTTCGCGATCATGATCGATCAACGCGTCGATAACCTGCTGTACTTGGCCGGCCATGACCTGATCGAGCTTATACAACGTCAAATTGATACGATGATCGGTGATGCGATTTTCGGGGAAGTTATAAGTTCGGATACGCTGACTGCGGTCGCCAGACCCGACCAGGCTCTTTCGCTCGTCGGCACGCTCCTGGGCTTCTTTCGCACGTTGGCTGTCATACAGCTTGGTCTTCAACAAACGCAAAGCACGATCCAGATTCTTGTGCTGACTTCGTTCTTCACAGCACTGGACGATGACGCCCGTTTCCTGGTGAATCAAACGCACGGCCGATGCTGTCTTGTTGACGTGCTGCCCACCGGGACCACTACTGGCCGCATAACGTTCGACCGTGTAACTATCAGGGCTGAGATTGAACTCGACTTCTTCCGGTTCCGCCATCACCGCCACGGTAGCCGCCGAGGTGTGCACGCGACCTTTGGTTTCCGTTTCCGGAACGCGCTGCACACGGTGGCCGCCACTCTCGTATTGCATTTCGC is drawn from Bremerella alba and contains these coding sequences:
- a CDS encoding 3'-5' exoribonuclease YhaM family protein; translation: MIQVDRLAALQHGQEADFFAQLFQKDLRLTRQGRPFYLLEFRDRTRNIAATIWEGSTHEAACRDEWTVGHFYKLRGTFQETIHGGKIEIKRLRPVEASDHESGFDPATCQPSSEADPQELFDRLLDLVDQEIDTPELNSLVTTILETNRERIEALPGAVHHHHAYAGGFLEHIFSVAQNVMYLLNAYRGQHPSLRDPITRQLTIAGALLHDIGKLEELDGEVANTAYTAHGELIGHIVLGRDLVRDSARDLGIDLSTEWLLRLEHLVLSHQGTSANGSPKPPMTWEANLIYWADELDGNIFRLAKACEQQDDGAPFVPKSNPFRRRIYRGDLPSHPDKSS
- a CDS encoding sensor domain-containing diguanylate cyclase — its product is MFLFLLLMIGANLLIGFCAAVRVRQLIQNQTSIVSVETAEIFLNEFENHSAAAPINNDSKPKLPQPEPEEVIPYEYLSVLEEEAVVANGLVEASAQVLRLEVGKYRARLVEIENKLRETWYQPTEDALHEIAEQLDVINIDWLEKQAEASQHLDSSQEGLGAYADIGTRLCDTLFEQTAQIETTLSNLQQIDFQDNLNDVCRKLVLEIARLIDLCHDLRDKMTETIVTVLRAEKRLATVDNGMKIDSLTGLNNRTGIECQLFQWWRDDIRRERALSVAAVDIDEFRKFNERLGTEVGDKIIASLGKYLADCIRTERGFEYAMRLEGQRFLLFFGDVGPRGATSAVERIRQTVDGTVFEFDGEELELHVSAGVTEAKQDDTVPKLFARAITALRTAKKNGRNRTFIDEGQGPQPIDPPTYKIRDKVIMIDK
- the prmC gene encoding peptide chain release factor N(5)-glutamine methyltransferase produces the protein MSTAEPWTIGRLLNWTTEYLESKGSEEARLEAQLMLGHSLGCPKIQLYARFEEVVDEEKRAKFRELVKQRATGKPVAYVLGTSEFYSMEFLVTPDVLIPRPETEHLVIETLDLLKGRSKDETVCILDIGTGSGIIAVTIAKQISKASVLATDISEKALAVAKQNAEKHGVNERIEFATGDLFAAVPDGALFDVIVSNPPYIAQSERPLMDAHVIAHEPHDALFAEEEGTAILRRILEEATDYLKPGGWLLMEFSPMVAKRVTKIAEATGFYERISIGKDLAKLDRYLIAKKTA
- the prfA gene encoding peptide chain release factor 1, which codes for MREILEEKLSRFEFLEQQMSDPDVLSNSSMMASVAREHGTLARTATRYRQFKDIVSEIEDARELMEGDDVEMAELAEADLVDLKAKREKIWRDLLDMTIGGEDADRDKIVLEIRGGAGGDEAALFARDLYEMYKRFAETKKWKYEIMESSPTELGGFKEAIISVHGEGVYREMQYESGGHRVQRVPETETKGRVHTSAATVAVMAEPEEVEFNLSPDSYTVERYAASSGPGGQHVNKTASAVRLIHQETGVIVQCCEERSQHKNLDRALRLLKTKLYDSQRAKEAQERADERKSLVGSGDRSQRIRTYNFPENRITDHRINLTLYKLDQVMAGQVQQVIDALIDHDREQLRGEMGDLD